In a single window of the Elaeis guineensis isolate ETL-2024a chromosome 6, EG11, whole genome shotgun sequence genome:
- the LOC140858669 gene encoding uncharacterized protein produces MMNISPAFDFLHDHFQEHNDIIIQTVRELQKATRIIQTLCSEAKGSKRTMVTRNVPATKRSLERFVFHVKALLHNTSSGCSFWMGNLKHKDLSGHVVSSQVYDNGNDDINREAENLTEAEPRVLSDDSSQRDDGN; encoded by the exons ATGATGAATATTTCTCCAGCATTTGACTTCTTACATGACCATTTCCAAGAACACAATGACATTATAATTCAAACG GTCAGAGAGCTTCAAAAGGCAACAAGAATTATACAGACCTTGTGTTCTGAGGCCAAG GGGTCAAAACGGACAATGGTCACACGCAATGTTCCTGCTACTAAGAGGTCTTTGGAGCGCTTTGTGTTCCATGTCAAGGCTTTGTTACACAATACCTcaagtgggtgcagtttttggatgg GCAATTTAAAACACAAGGATTTAAGTGGTCATGTGGTAAGTTCCCAAGTGTATGACAATGGAAATGATGACATTAATAGAGAAGCAGAAAATCTAACGGAGGCAGAGCCTAGGGTTCTTTCTGACGATAGCAGCCAACGAGATGATGGGAACTGA
- the LOC140858670 gene encoding uncharacterized protein, with the protein MRQGMTEEEVARNCPPDVPPHQWMELVHYWFSERAQTYSAIGRAARAAQSVPHTSGSKSYARLRQEFEDEHGREPGQVEFYRMTHTHQDGTFVRDESRDLYERATSLIAERDDESAASTQQSRIEAEVFTELMGPERYGRVRGYGVGVTPTQLSEVSRYTQHAATDAQDSRVRRLEAEIQEIRQSRAAEMEEMRQSRAEMQAMRGQIDRLTSLLEMYGSSQAPGISGTHRDSGTSRGDNDDHPPAD; encoded by the exons atgagacagggtatgacagaggaggaggttgctaggaattgtcctcctgatgtaccccctcatcagtggatggagttggttcattactggttctccgagagggcacag acttattctgctattggtagagctgcacgagcagctcagtctgttcctcatacatcggggtcgaagagttatgcacgactccgacaggagttt gaggatgagcatgggagggaacccggacaagtggagttttaccggatgactcatactcatcaggatggtacttttgttcgagatgagtcgagagatttatat gagagggctacatctctcattgcggagcgtgacgacgagtccgcagcatctacgcagcagagccgtatcgaggccgaggtattcacagagttgatgggaccagagcgctacggccgagtgaggggttatggagtaggagtcacccccactcagttatctgaggttagtagatatacgcagcatgctgcaacagatgctcaggattcacgcgttcgcagactcgaggcggagatacaggagattagacagagtcgtgccgctgagatggaggagatgcgacagagccgtgccgagatgcaggccatgaggggacagattgatcgccttacatctttattagagatgtatggttcatctcag gctcctggcatatcaggcacccatcgagatagcggcacgtcacgtggagacaacgacgaccatccgcctgcagattga